A window of the Desulforapulum autotrophicum HRM2 genome harbors these coding sequences:
- a CDS encoding translocation/assembly module TamB domain-containing protein — protein sequence MKKRLKLLSGAVIAFLIFLALAALLTGILVATPSGQNYLLGWVNDRIPGSISLGAVNFSFTEKTVEIQGIELNSPAMEKVATLEKMLIRLDLSQLFDHTIILKQVQISAPRFYLNQNNNAELNLITCFIDPDDHAESSPPPASPGPLPVNIIVEQFLVEKGSLDFALESENLLAKTEDIFLSGSGDLAAGRARISFLAHDCSLSLNHKERFRADRIALKLALENGALSDIDLSVVSDPGTLEIMGSVVDLFQTPRADLAVNLVADLGKISTAIVPPIAMEGTLKTTATLTGTLNDPGISLSVTSDGGKVMSVPFKRTDLKCHLKNRVLSLEQFTSTIDGSKVSASATSDLNRAFPDGFTGVPLFEKIRASLDLTATNAGYQDFPRGDTRMVLAFSDDRLEIKRFDLNVLDSNLTLKGYVKPLGKGRLLPPEQIETDISFASTRIILENFLERFLPEKIIERGIARGKFTVKGSIKGALGNPAMVLNLDGRDIQPLGPPQPPGENQEGKEHLQVQAQVQPVQAQVQLQIKERLLTLENVLVTLEGGQVSGQGKIDLTQALPQGFFGNLAVDKISADLKLSADHFEPQPLLSQFDIADVHGKFSFDAMFTGSLDHPRATLHLTADGAGYKDYPRADAAMDLVFSNDYLDIKKLSLNNPDTNLFTEGRVRLMDNGSLLALEKISGDLKVKADRFNLHPFLKQFNIPDIHGKYAFDAMLTGSLDHPGATVHLVATDAGYKDYPRADAAMDLVFSDDYLDIKNFSLANPDSDLTLAGRIRLMEDGSLLALEKMAFESDMTVTQSDLRPYLDPAGTGDVKGSMKATVQAKGSLEQKIKINATGTIPARTIQLFTREINNVEGEVAIQIDALVDKEIQKSAVTGRVELVNIAMVVDETGQKLHDISGLILADREKIQIQNITGMIDTGHFTLSGDMGLMDFVPDRFNFQLKGKDLPVVLPDRMNTLFQTDLVLNGNLKKASLEGAITLSSGEWNADFNLEKTALEKILGSVQNRSTTQEDKSDNLVNAIKLNILVRADAPFSISNNLADLWVTPHLKIGGTIGGPAVTGRATLTPGTITYNAKEFELTKGIVDFIDPYGIAPVLDIQAEHQIQDRQIILKLTGPPDNLILTLSSVPQEQYGDILSLLLTGKTTTELINSEGGTSTSPASLVAGLAASSLAERLKKNVGIDTLEVGVGQSSTSSSLSDINLTVGKEITDKITVTYGMEAKEGEMIQKTSTDYKLSDRFTLSGFQNTEGHYGAEIRYRLEFQ from the coding sequence TTGAAAAAGCGACTTAAACTTTTATCCGGTGCCGTTATCGCCTTTTTAATCTTCCTTGCCCTGGCAGCCTTGTTAACGGGCATCCTGGTTGCAACCCCCAGTGGGCAGAATTATTTACTCGGGTGGGTCAATGACCGGATTCCCGGATCAATCAGCCTTGGGGCAGTGAACTTTTCTTTCACAGAAAAAACCGTTGAGATCCAGGGGATTGAACTAAATAGTCCTGCCATGGAAAAGGTCGCAACCCTTGAAAAGATGCTGATCCGTCTTGACCTGTCGCAGCTGTTTGACCATACAATCATTCTCAAGCAGGTTCAAATTTCAGCCCCCCGTTTTTACCTCAATCAAAACAACAACGCTGAATTAAACCTCATTACCTGTTTCATCGATCCAGACGACCACGCAGAATCTTCCCCCCCGCCAGCGTCGCCGGGTCCATTGCCCGTAAACATCATTGTTGAACAATTCCTCGTTGAAAAGGGCAGTCTGGACTTTGCCCTTGAATCAGAAAACCTCCTGGCCAAAACAGAAGATATCTTTCTGTCTGGATCTGGAGACCTTGCAGCCGGCAGGGCCCGGATCTCATTTCTAGCCCATGACTGCTCTCTGTCCTTGAACCATAAGGAAAGGTTCAGGGCAGACAGAATCGCCCTTAAACTTGCACTTGAAAACGGTGCCCTGTCAGATATCGATCTGTCTGTTGTTTCAGACCCTGGGACCCTTGAGATTATGGGATCCGTGGTTGATCTTTTTCAAACCCCCAGGGCCGATCTTGCCGTGAATCTGGTGGCAGACCTTGGAAAAATATCAACGGCCATTGTCCCCCCCATTGCCATGGAGGGGACACTAAAGACAACCGCAACCCTCACCGGCACACTTAACGACCCAGGGATAAGCCTTTCAGTCACCTCAGACGGCGGCAAGGTAATGTCTGTCCCATTTAAACGGACAGACCTCAAATGTCACCTTAAAAACCGTGTGCTATCCCTGGAACAATTCACCTCCACCATTGACGGCAGCAAGGTATCAGCATCCGCCACTTCAGATCTGAACCGGGCCTTTCCCGACGGATTTACAGGCGTCCCCCTGTTTGAAAAAATCCGAGCAAGCCTTGACCTTACCGCAACCAATGCAGGGTATCAGGATTTTCCAAGGGGGGATACACGGATGGTTCTTGCTTTTTCAGATGATCGCCTTGAAATCAAGCGGTTTGACCTTAACGTTCTTGACTCCAATCTGACCCTTAAGGGATACGTCAAGCCCCTGGGAAAAGGGCGTCTTCTCCCCCCAGAACAGATAGAAACCGATATTTCGTTTGCTTCAACCCGGATCATCCTTGAAAATTTCCTTGAACGTTTTCTTCCGGAAAAGATCATTGAAAGAGGCATCGCCAGGGGTAAATTTACCGTAAAGGGTTCAATCAAGGGCGCCCTTGGCAATCCAGCAATGGTTTTAAACCTTGACGGACGAGATATCCAGCCCCTGGGACCGCCACAACCCCCAGGGGAGAACCAGGAAGGCAAAGAACACCTCCAGGTCCAGGCTCAGGTTCAACCGGTTCAGGCTCAGGTTCAATTACAGATTAAAGAGCGGTTGCTGACACTTGAGAATGTCCTGGTAACCCTGGAGGGCGGTCAGGTATCAGGACAAGGAAAGATTGATCTCACCCAGGCCCTTCCCCAGGGATTTTTTGGAAACCTCGCTGTTGATAAAATATCCGCAGACCTGAAACTTTCAGCAGACCATTTTGAACCGCAACCCCTTCTTTCGCAATTTGATATAGCGGATGTTCACGGTAAGTTTTCCTTTGACGCTATGTTCACGGGCAGCCTGGACCATCCCAGGGCCACCTTACACCTGACGGCCGACGGTGCCGGGTACAAAGATTATCCCAGGGCAGATGCAGCCATGGACCTTGTCTTTTCAAATGATTACCTTGACATCAAAAAATTATCCCTGAACAATCCAGACACCAACCTCTTTACAGAGGGCCGGGTCCGGCTCATGGACAACGGCAGTTTGCTTGCCCTTGAAAAAATATCAGGAGACCTGAAGGTAAAGGCAGACCGCTTTAATCTGCACCCCTTCCTGAAACAATTTAATATCCCGGATATCCATGGCAAATATGCCTTTGACGCAATGCTCACGGGCAGCCTGGACCACCCCGGGGCAACCGTTCACCTGGTGGCAACAGATGCCGGATACAAAGATTATCCCAGGGCAGATGCAGCCATGGACCTTGTCTTTTCAGATGATTACCTTGACATCAAAAATTTTTCCCTTGCCAATCCAGATTCCGACCTCACCCTTGCGGGCCGTATCCGGCTCATGGAAGACGGCAGTTTACTTGCCCTTGAAAAAATGGCCTTTGAGTCGGATATGACCGTCACGCAATCGGATCTTCGTCCCTATTTGGATCCTGCCGGGACAGGGGATGTCAAGGGCAGCATGAAGGCAACGGTCCAGGCAAAGGGGAGCCTCGAACAAAAGATCAAAATCAATGCCACGGGAACCATACCTGCCCGAACCATACAACTCTTTACCCGGGAAATTAACAATGTTGAGGGAGAGGTTGCCATTCAGATTGATGCCCTCGTGGACAAAGAGATCCAGAAGAGCGCTGTCACAGGACGGGTTGAACTTGTCAACATCGCCATGGTTGTTGATGAAACCGGGCAGAAACTTCACGATATCAGCGGACTAATCCTTGCCGACCGGGAAAAGATCCAGATACAAAACATAACGGGGATGATTGATACCGGGCATTTTACCCTGTCGGGTGACATGGGGCTTATGGATTTTGTACCGGACAGGTTTAACTTCCAACTCAAGGGCAAGGACCTGCCCGTTGTGTTGCCGGACAGGATGAACACCCTGTTCCAGACAGACCTTGTCCTCAACGGCAATTTAAAAAAAGCCTCCCTGGAAGGAGCCATCACCCTTTCCTCGGGAGAATGGAACGCTGATTTCAACCTGGAGAAAACAGCCCTTGAAAAAATCCTGGGATCCGTCCAGAATCGTTCAACCACCCAGGAAGACAAATCAGACAATCTTGTCAATGCCATTAAACTGAACATCCTTGTCCGGGCAGACGCCCCCTTTTCCATCAGCAACAACCTTGCCGATCTCTGGGTGACTCCCCACCTCAAGATCGGCGGGACCATTGGAGGTCCTGCGGTCACGGGCCGGGCGACCCTTACTCCCGGAACCATCACCTATAATGCCAAGGAATTTGAACTCACCAAGGGAATTGTGGATTTTATTGATCCCTATGGGATCGCGCCCGTGCTTGACATCCAGGCAGAGCACCAAATTCAAGACCGGCAAATTATTCTGAAATTAACCGGCCCACCGGACAACCTGATCCTGACACTTTCATCTGTACCCCAGGAACAATACGGGGATATTCTATCCCTTCTTTTAACCGGAAAGACCACAACCGAGTTGATCAACTCAGAAGGGGGAACATCCACATCACCCGCCTCCCTTGTTGCTGGATTAGCGGCCTCTTCCCTTGCCGAGAGACTCAAAAAAAACGTGGGCATAGATACCCTTGAGGTTGGCGTTGGACAGAGCAGTACAAGTTCGTCCCTCAGTGATATTAACCTCACCGTCGGCAAGGAGATCACCGACAAAATCACCGTCACCTACGGCATGGAGGCAAAGGAGGGAGAAATGATCCAGAAGACATCCACGGACTATAAACTATCGGACAGATTCACCCTATCCGGATTTCAAAACACCGAAGGTCACTATGGGGCTGAGATCAGGTATCGTCTGGAGTTTCAATGA
- a CDS encoding POTRA domain-containing protein, translating to MKLCLPGLICLCLFVFSGITPCFPADNPRDPAPCIELKQLDISGNKQFSTLRLKLRTKLWSTTLVPFAKTCLNLDWLRKDKQDLVSFYRKKGFADASITHEIVTRNNGQALCLIIDEGLEYRIEIKGAVFFHPRQLKGEIPVFERGNLQDAGLRKGVINIRKRYHEKGFKDVTVTFTKEKTTIKGRTYWDVIFTINEKTRMRVASITIDGNRSISTDAIHKEMGLSEKGFLKNDGFSQHQLDDDLKAIKRLYLANGFKNASVKSDLTFEDNESIKGQPGIDVHIKIIVNEHDPILVKEVSIRGLGTLLDEGDTVRTLTLKPGVPFREYMVKSDENSIATLVSHKGYPHVRVKTEITTTSDTAVNLLFTVDPGPLVRVGEIRYTGNTRLKERTMQDLLKIKTNDPFSLQDIVDAEKRLRKIGAIQTVRIQAGDLKEKKSTADLEVIVKERKPYYVETALGHDTERLFYFNAQTGDNNSFGRDIDSWIKAEVSGIGFEGETGIKDPFFLKSDMTASLTLFVQKKEELNYDFGVKAWGISSNLTKPILPHLNAGLSLTYENRTRFGDEEDYNLATDPGDEYDTRNILKTSLALAYDTRDSVVRPRTGMFTSLTTDIYTGFNSDLDDFIKYALDVRQYLTPMKRVTFALRTRLGYIQPISAPEAIAEDRLFFLGGTSDVRGFKENLLAHDLDMEPVGGMSVVSASLESRISLTEKLEWIMFLDGGRLGETTGTAVEQGFRTSLGGGFSYGTVIGPISLLYGYKLNQDEYESPGQIHFSFGYTF from the coding sequence ATGAAACTGTGCCTTCCAGGTCTAATTTGCCTTTGTCTGTTCGTATTTTCAGGTATCACCCCCTGTTTCCCAGCAGACAACCCCAGGGATCCAGCGCCCTGCATTGAACTGAAACAGCTGGATATTTCAGGCAACAAACAGTTCTCAACCCTGCGCCTCAAGCTGAGAACCAAACTGTGGTCAACCACCCTTGTGCCCTTTGCAAAGACCTGCCTTAACCTTGACTGGCTGAGAAAAGACAAACAGGATCTTGTTTCATTCTATCGTAAAAAGGGATTTGCCGATGCCTCAATCACCCATGAAATCGTCACCCGGAACAATGGCCAGGCCCTTTGCCTGATCATTGATGAAGGCCTTGAATACCGGATAGAGATAAAGGGGGCTGTTTTTTTTCACCCCCGGCAGCTCAAAGGGGAGATACCCGTCTTTGAACGGGGCAACCTCCAGGATGCCGGCCTTAGAAAAGGGGTCATCAACATTCGAAAACGCTACCATGAAAAAGGATTCAAGGATGTCACCGTCACCTTTACCAAGGAAAAAACAACCATAAAAGGCAGAACCTACTGGGATGTCATTTTCACCATCAACGAAAAAACACGAATGCGGGTGGCATCCATCACCATTGACGGTAACCGCAGCATTTCAACCGATGCCATCCACAAAGAAATGGGCCTGTCTGAAAAGGGCTTTTTAAAAAATGACGGTTTCAGTCAACATCAACTTGACGATGATCTCAAGGCCATCAAACGTCTCTACCTGGCCAATGGATTTAAAAATGCCTCGGTCAAAAGCGACCTCACCTTTGAAGACAATGAATCCATTAAAGGGCAGCCGGGGATTGATGTACATATCAAAATCATTGTCAATGAACACGATCCAATTCTGGTAAAAGAGGTCTCCATCAGGGGTCTTGGTACGCTTCTGGATGAAGGCGATACAGTCCGCACCCTGACGCTTAAACCGGGTGTACCCTTCAGGGAATACATGGTAAAGAGTGATGAAAACAGTATTGCCACCCTTGTTTCACACAAGGGGTACCCCCACGTACGTGTCAAGACAGAGATAACAACAACGAGCGACACGGCTGTTAACCTTTTGTTCACCGTTGACCCGGGACCCCTTGTTCGCGTGGGAGAGATCCGGTATACCGGCAATACCCGGCTCAAAGAACGGACGATGCAGGATCTTCTGAAAATCAAAACCAATGACCCTTTTTCACTTCAAGACATCGTTGATGCAGAAAAACGATTAAGGAAAATAGGGGCCATCCAGACGGTCCGGATCCAGGCCGGTGACCTAAAAGAGAAAAAATCAACGGCTGACCTTGAGGTGATCGTCAAAGAAAGAAAGCCCTACTATGTTGAGACAGCCCTTGGCCATGACACGGAACGGCTGTTTTATTTCAACGCCCAGACCGGTGACAACAACAGTTTTGGCAGGGACATTGACTCCTGGATAAAGGCCGAAGTCAGCGGCATCGGATTTGAAGGTGAAACAGGAATCAAAGATCCTTTTTTCCTGAAATCTGATATGACAGCATCCCTAACCCTGTTTGTCCAGAAAAAAGAAGAATTGAACTACGATTTTGGTGTCAAAGCATGGGGCATTTCAAGCAATCTCACAAAACCGATTCTTCCCCACCTCAACGCAGGCCTGTCACTGACCTATGAAAACCGCACCAGGTTTGGCGATGAAGAAGATTACAATCTGGCAACGGATCCAGGGGATGAGTACGATACCCGTAATATTCTTAAAACCTCCCTGGCCCTGGCATATGACACCCGGGATTCCGTGGTCCGGCCAAGGACTGGAATGTTTACCTCGCTGACAACGGATATTTACACGGGGTTTAACAGTGACCTTGACGATTTTATTAAATACGCCCTTGATGTGAGGCAATACCTGACCCCCATGAAACGGGTCACCTTTGCCCTTCGCACCCGCCTTGGTTACATCCAGCCCATTTCAGCCCCTGAGGCCATTGCAGAGGATCGGCTTTTCTTTCTCGGCGGTACCTCGGACGTAAGGGGTTTCAAGGAGAACCTCCTTGCCCATGACCTTGACATGGAGCCTGTGGGGGGAATGTCCGTGGTTTCAGCAAGCCTGGAATCCCGAATTTCCCTGACTGAAAAACTGGAATGGATCATGTTCCTGGACGGCGGCAGGCTTGGTGAAACAACCGGTACTGCCGTTGAACAGGGATTTCGAACATCGTTGGGCGGCGGTTTCAGCTATGGCACGGTGATCGGCCCCATCAGCCTTCTTTACGGCTACAAACTCAATCAGGACGAATACGAGAGTCCGGGCCAGATCCACTTCTCGTTTGGTTACACATTTTAG